A genomic segment from Polyangium mundeleinium encodes:
- a CDS encoding DUF6688 domain-containing protein translates to MDSEEHERDKGPEAPADEHAILPRSEPLLTWPPGSLPEAPPEAPPEAPLVVPEPTPSTHSRLADAALVTLLVIGYVSPTVAALVALATGARGLAFICFGIAAVGIGIWAVIKLYRRTRTQGRGAALAWADVLVLGILPAWGLFYNHIVNATCQVMECEASGEVFRPLAEPEVFGLLAFHLVTALAYVVSRRRRAALHPAMAELLVHAGMLAGMAIHVLLAVHFGKWVLIGVVFPPAFLPCLSPVLTVILYGAELRHRLRSRGAEARAIGKPLTVYREGPEQSFLPDKIHLPTLLRALALSPVLLGAHAVLQAVWLGHAAGALQVFTRTCDYTLSRLPVEVLPGDCHYLCTVAARGHSWLVRPLRMGRRGGVPIVVNRQLAVANAFEDLLHERWPRFGRLARRTYDLLARPVCNHLRPAWVSDVVYLVMKPAEWVFYVALVLFDPRSPETRIDRMYR, encoded by the coding sequence ATGGATTCCGAGGAACACGAACGCGACAAGGGGCCTGAGGCACCCGCCGACGAACATGCGATCCTGCCGCGTTCCGAGCCGCTCCTCACGTGGCCGCCTGGGTCTTTGCCTGAGGCTCCGCCCGAGGCTCCGCCCGAGGCTCCGCTCGTGGTGCCCGAACCGACGCCCTCCACGCACAGCCGCCTCGCGGACGCCGCGCTCGTGACGTTGCTCGTCATCGGGTACGTCTCACCGACCGTCGCGGCTCTCGTCGCGCTCGCCACGGGAGCCCGCGGCCTCGCGTTCATCTGCTTCGGGATCGCGGCCGTCGGCATCGGGATCTGGGCCGTCATCAAGCTCTACCGTCGCACCCGAACGCAGGGGCGCGGCGCGGCTCTGGCGTGGGCGGACGTCCTCGTCCTCGGCATCCTCCCCGCGTGGGGGCTTTTCTACAACCACATCGTCAACGCGACGTGCCAGGTGATGGAGTGCGAGGCGAGCGGCGAGGTCTTCCGCCCGCTCGCCGAGCCCGAGGTCTTCGGCCTGCTCGCGTTTCACCTCGTGACGGCGCTCGCGTACGTGGTCTCGCGGCGCAGGCGCGCGGCGTTGCACCCGGCGATGGCCGAGCTCCTCGTGCACGCGGGCATGCTCGCGGGAATGGCCATCCACGTGCTGCTCGCGGTGCATTTCGGCAAATGGGTGCTCATTGGCGTGGTGTTCCCGCCGGCCTTCTTGCCCTGTTTGTCCCCGGTCCTGACCGTGATCCTCTACGGCGCGGAGCTCCGCCACCGCCTGCGCTCGCGGGGCGCGGAGGCGCGGGCCATCGGAAAACCGCTTACCGTGTATCGTGAAGGCCCGGAGCAATCCTTCCTGCCCGACAAGATCCATCTCCCGACCCTGCTCCGCGCCCTCGCCTTGTCGCCGGTGCTGCTCGGCGCGCACGCGGTCCTCCAGGCGGTTTGGCTGGGCCACGCGGCGGGCGCGCTCCAGGTCTTCACGCGGACGTGCGACTACACGCTCTCGCGGCTCCCGGTGGAGGTGCTCCCCGGCGATTGCCATTACCTCTGCACCGTGGCCGCGCGCGGTCATTCCTGGCTCGTGCGCCCGCTCCGCATGGGCCGGCGCGGCGGCGTACCGATCGTGGTGAACCGGCAGCTCGCGGTGGCGAACGCGTTCGAGGATCTCCTCCACGAGCGCTGGCCCCGCTTCGGTCGTTTGGCCCGACGAACATACGACCTCCTCGCGCGGCCCGTGTGCAACCACCTGCGCCCGGCGTGGGTGTCGGACGTGGTGTACCTCGTGATGAAGCCGGCGGAGTGGGTGTTCTACGTGGCGCTCGTGCTCTTCGATCCGCGGTCGCCGGAGACGCGGATCGATCGGATGTATCGCTGA
- a CDS encoding AAA family ATPase, with protein sequence MNAPLRVPLGIDDFQKVREGGLLYVDKTHLVTDLLEKAGAEVVLLPRPRRFGKSLNLSMVRCFFEKRAEDLSPLFRDLRVWQAGDAVRAHFQRYPVIHLTMKGAKQATFEACWKTIREKIEALFREHKALLTSGALDAREEEKYRAILDGTADDVLYGRALLDLCHYLHRAHGERVLLLIDEYDEPIHAGYTHGYAPRILDFCRAFYGEGLKGNPHLFRAVLTGILRVARESIFSGLNNVTVYSLLRSEFNTCFGFTEPEVERLLTAAGRTDRLETLRAWYNGYLFGGEVIYNPWSVLNFLAAEDKDPEPYWLSTSSNDLIRELLQERAVELEPLFEALLTGDSVEKVLDEHVPLGELRTSENALWSLLVFAGYLKAERHSRGPMERPMHRLSIPNREVRELYTSTFRGWMAARLGGRGGALDALLDALLRGDAERLERLLQAFVTNVLSHHDVGFFGPERVYQAFIVGLLATLEPDYQVRSDRESGHGRADVLVRPARPGKPGVVLELKVVKAARRAPEKALAEGLAQIREKEYAAELRAAGAEPVHAFAAAFDGKRVWVRAATLSPEEPSPRKKARKR encoded by the coding sequence ATGAACGCCCCGCTGCGCGTCCCTCTCGGCATCGACGACTTCCAGAAGGTCCGGGAGGGCGGTCTGCTCTACGTCGACAAGACGCACCTCGTGACGGACTTGCTCGAAAAGGCCGGCGCCGAGGTCGTCCTGCTCCCGCGGCCGCGGCGGTTCGGCAAGAGCCTGAACCTCTCGATGGTCCGCTGCTTCTTCGAGAAGCGCGCGGAGGACCTCTCGCCTCTCTTTCGGGACCTCCGGGTTTGGCAGGCCGGCGACGCAGTCCGCGCGCATTTCCAGCGGTATCCGGTCATTCACTTGACGATGAAGGGCGCCAAGCAGGCGACCTTCGAGGCGTGCTGGAAGACCATCCGCGAGAAGATCGAGGCGCTCTTCCGGGAGCACAAGGCGCTGCTCACGAGCGGCGCGCTCGATGCACGGGAGGAGGAGAAGTACCGCGCCATCCTCGATGGCACCGCCGACGACGTGCTGTACGGGCGGGCTCTCCTCGACCTTTGCCACTACCTCCACCGAGCGCACGGCGAGCGCGTGCTCCTGCTCATCGACGAGTACGACGAGCCCATCCACGCGGGGTACACGCACGGGTACGCGCCCCGCATCCTGGATTTCTGCCGCGCCTTCTACGGTGAAGGATTAAAGGGCAATCCGCACCTCTTCCGCGCGGTGCTCACCGGTATTTTGCGCGTCGCGCGCGAGAGCATCTTCTCCGGCCTGAACAACGTCACCGTCTATTCCCTGCTGCGCTCGGAGTTCAATACCTGCTTCGGCTTCACCGAGCCGGAGGTCGAGCGCCTCCTCACCGCCGCCGGCCGGACGGACCGTCTGGAGACGCTGCGCGCCTGGTACAACGGGTATCTCTTCGGAGGCGAGGTCATCTACAATCCCTGGTCTGTCCTCAACTTCCTGGCCGCCGAGGACAAGGACCCCGAGCCCTACTGGCTTTCGACGAGCTCGAACGATCTCATCCGCGAGCTCCTCCAAGAGCGCGCCGTCGAGCTCGAACCCCTCTTCGAAGCCCTCCTGACCGGGGACTCCGTGGAAAAGGTGCTCGACGAGCACGTCCCGCTCGGGGAGCTGCGCACGAGCGAAAACGCGCTCTGGAGCCTGCTCGTCTTCGCCGGATACCTGAAGGCCGAGCGCCACTCGCGCGGGCCCATGGAGCGCCCCATGCACCGGCTCTCGATCCCCAATCGAGAGGTGCGCGAGCTTTACACGAGCACCTTCCGGGGATGGATGGCCGCGCGCCTCGGCGGTCGGGGCGGGGCTCTCGATGCGCTGCTCGACGCATTGCTGCGGGGAGACGCGGAGCGATTGGAGCGGCTGCTCCAGGCGTTCGTGACGAACGTCCTTTCGCACCATGACGTCGGGTTCTTCGGGCCGGAGCGCGTGTACCAGGCGTTCATCGTGGGCCTGCTGGCGACGCTGGAGCCGGACTACCAGGTCCGCTCGGACCGCGAATCCGGCCACGGGCGCGCGGACGTCCTCGTGCGCCCGGCTCGTCCGGGAAAGCCGGGCGTCGTGCTCGAATTGAAGGTCGTCAAGGCCGCGCGCCGCGCCCCGGAGAAAGCGCTCGCCGAAGGCCTCGCGCAGATCCGCGAGAAGGAGTACGCCGCCGAGCTACGGGCCGCAGGGGCCGAGCCGGTGCACGCGTTCGCCGCCGCGTTCGACGGAAAACGCGTATGGGTCCGCGCCGCGACGCTCTCGCCGGAGGAGCCCTCCCCCCGGAAAAAAGCGCGCAAGCGCTGA
- a CDS encoding Kelch repeat-containing protein encodes MRGANRYMLGSCLFLGVWSWAIGGCTDQGAPLPGVDVARGGALHAQAPGTTTRMDFAWTQAAWMATDRGVPRATLLTDGRVLVTGGSGFEDGVETVLASAELYDPQTNTFSAAASMIRPRNWHTATRLPDGRVLVVGGFSFNSSDEEGFYPPEPSAEIYDPATDTWVYATHPDAVHKAHSAALLSNGQVLIVGGSGQTAAELYDPQTNTWSSAGGTSAEYSCGSATELPDGKVFVRGVDAAELYDPASNSWSWIGAPITDCTDATSALLSTGKVLFTNGSSAEVYDPATNQWSLAAPLLTGRYGHTGVALDGGAFMVAGGAIEDVSMASTEIYDSATDTWSAGPPMAEKRYLHASTRLADGRVLVLGGYEHPGNRLNSAEVFDASGEAGAGGAGGMGAGGAGGGGAGGAGGGGGAGGAGGGAGGMAATSTGAGASSGGGTEVGKGCSFRRPEAVPSAGLWLCLPLLAAARRRKR; translated from the coding sequence ATGCGTGGGGCGAACCGTTACATGTTGGGCTCGTGTCTGTTTTTGGGTGTGTGGTCCTGGGCGATCGGCGGTTGCACGGACCAAGGTGCGCCGCTCCCGGGGGTGGACGTCGCGCGCGGGGGCGCATTGCACGCCCAGGCCCCGGGGACAACGACGCGCATGGATTTCGCCTGGACGCAGGCCGCGTGGATGGCCACAGACCGCGGGGTGCCGAGGGCGACGCTGCTCACGGATGGCCGGGTGCTCGTCACGGGCGGCTCGGGCTTCGAGGACGGAGTCGAGACGGTGCTGGCCTCGGCCGAGCTCTACGATCCGCAGACGAATACCTTCTCGGCGGCCGCGTCGATGATCAGACCACGCAACTGGCATACGGCCACGCGCCTCCCGGACGGCCGGGTCCTCGTCGTGGGGGGGTTCTCGTTCAATTCGTCCGATGAGGAAGGGTTTTACCCCCCGGAGCCGAGCGCCGAGATCTACGATCCGGCGACGGATACTTGGGTTTACGCGACCCATCCGGACGCCGTGCACAAGGCACATTCCGCGGCGCTCCTCTCGAACGGCCAGGTGCTCATCGTGGGGGGCAGCGGTCAGACCGCGGCCGAGCTCTACGATCCACAGACGAATACATGGTCGAGCGCCGGTGGGACCAGCGCCGAGTATTCCTGCGGCTCGGCGACCGAGCTGCCGGATGGCAAGGTGTTCGTCCGCGGCGTTGATGCGGCGGAGCTTTACGATCCCGCAAGCAACTCCTGGAGCTGGATCGGCGCGCCCATCACCGATTGCACCGACGCCACGTCCGCGTTGCTCTCAACGGGGAAGGTGCTGTTCACGAACGGCTCGAGCGCCGAAGTGTACGATCCGGCCACGAACCAGTGGTCGCTCGCCGCCCCGCTCCTCACGGGCCGCTACGGCCATACCGGTGTTGCGCTCGACGGGGGCGCATTCATGGTCGCGGGCGGCGCGATCGAAGATGTGTCGATGGCGTCCACGGAGATCTACGATTCGGCAACCGACACATGGTCCGCCGGCCCGCCGATGGCCGAAAAGCGCTACCTGCACGCCTCCACGCGCCTCGCCGATGGCAGGGTGCTCGTCCTCGGAGGGTACGAACATCCGGGGAATCGCCTGAACAGCGCCGAGGTCTTCGACGCATCGGGCGAAGCCGGTGCGGGTGGAGCTGGAGGAATGGGCGCTGGAGGAGCTGGCGGCGGCGGAGCTGGAGGAGCTGGCGGCGGCGGCGGAGCTGGAGGAGCTGGCGGCGGCGCTGGAGGAATGGCCGCGACCAGTACAGGCGCGGGAGCTTCCTCGGGCGGAGGCACCGAAGTCGGCAAGGGGTGTAGCTTCCGCAGGCCCGAGGCGGTGCCGAGCGCGGGCCTCTGGCTCTGCCTGCCGCTGCTCGCCGCCGCGCGCCGTCGCAAGCGCTAG